Proteins encoded in a region of the Mycobacterium branderi genome:
- the gpgP gene encoding glucosyl-3-phosphoglycerate phosphatase, translating to MKIRRLLMLRHGQTDFNLGSRMQGQLDTELSELGRAQAVAAAEVLSKHQPLLIVTSDLRRAYDTAVVLGERTGLRLRVDNRLRETHLGDWQGMTHTQIDAAAPGARLAWREDATWAPHGGESRVDVAGRSMPLIDELVTGEPDWGADERPVVLVAHGGLIAALTAALLRLPVENWPALGGMGNASWTQLSGHSDDDAGLDAIRWRLDVWNASAQVAGDVL from the coding sequence GTGAAAATCCGCCGGCTGCTGATGCTGCGGCACGGGCAGACCGACTTCAACCTCGGCAGCCGGATGCAGGGCCAGCTGGACACCGAACTGAGCGAGCTGGGTCGCGCGCAGGCCGTCGCCGCGGCCGAGGTGCTGAGCAAGCATCAGCCGCTGCTGATCGTCACCTCGGATTTGCGGCGCGCCTACGACACCGCCGTGGTCCTGGGGGAGCGCACCGGCCTGCGGCTGCGGGTCGACAACCGCCTGCGCGAAACGCATCTCGGCGACTGGCAGGGCATGACGCACACGCAGATCGACGCGGCCGCGCCCGGGGCCCGGCTGGCCTGGCGCGAGGACGCCACCTGGGCGCCGCACGGCGGGGAGAGCCGGGTCGACGTGGCCGGCCGCAGCATGCCGCTGATCGACGAACTGGTCACCGGCGAACCGGACTGGGGCGCCGACGAGCGACCGGTGGTGCTGGTCGCCCACGGCGGCCTGATCGCCGCGCTGACCGCGGCGCTGCTGCGGCTGCCGGTCGAAAACTGGCCCGCGCTGGGCGGAATGGGCAACGCCAGCTGGACGCAACTGTCCGGCCACTCCGACGACGACGCCGGCTTGGACGCCATTCGCTGGCGCCTCGACGTGTGGAACGCTTCGGCACAGGTCGCAGGCGATGTCCTCTGA
- the octT gene encoding diglucosylglycerate octanoyltransferase, with amino-acid sequence MSSESRSVLLIFADSLAYYGPTGGLPADDPRIWPNIVGAQLGWDVELIGRIGWTCRDVWWAATQDPRAWAALPKAGAVIFATGGMDSLPSVLPTALRELIRYVRPPWLRRWVRDGYGWLQPRLSPFARAALPPHLSVEYLEATRGAIDFNRPGIPIVASLPSVHIAETYGKAHHGRPGTAAAITEWAQQHDIPLVDLKAAVAEHIMSGRGNPDGIHWNFEAHQAVAELMLKALAEAGVKS; translated from the coding sequence ATGTCCTCTGAGTCGCGGTCGGTACTGCTGATTTTCGCCGACTCGCTGGCCTACTACGGCCCGACCGGTGGTCTGCCCGCCGACGACCCACGAATCTGGCCCAATATCGTTGGCGCACAACTGGGTTGGGATGTCGAACTGATCGGGCGCATCGGATGGACCTGCCGCGACGTCTGGTGGGCGGCCACCCAGGACCCGCGTGCTTGGGCCGCGTTGCCGAAAGCGGGCGCGGTGATCTTCGCGACCGGCGGGATGGACTCGCTGCCGTCGGTGTTGCCGACGGCGCTGCGCGAGCTGATCCGCTACGTGCGCCCGCCGTGGCTGCGGCGCTGGGTGCGCGACGGCTACGGCTGGCTGCAGCCGCGGCTGTCCCCGTTCGCCCGGGCCGCACTGCCGCCGCACCTGAGCGTCGAATACCTCGAAGCGACCCGCGGCGCAATCGATTTCAATCGCCCGGGCATCCCGATCGTGGCGTCGCTGCCGTCGGTGCACATCGCCGAAACCTACGGCAAAGCCCATCACGGCCGGCCGGGCACGGCCGCGGCGATCACCGAATGGGCGCAGCAGCATGATATTCCGCTGGTCGACTTGAAAGCTGCTGTGGCTGAACACATCATGAGCGGTCGCGGCAACCCCGACGGCATCCACTGGAATTTCGAGGCTCACCAGGCGGTCGCCGAGTTGATGCTTAAGGCGCTGGCCGAAGCCGGCGTCAAGTCATGA
- a CDS encoding DegV family protein: protein MTVVVVTDSSSRLPDDLRRKWSIRQVPLHILLDDTDLRDGVDDIPDDVHLRPGATTAAATPAELAEVYRQALSDSGGDGVVAVHLSAALSGTVGAAETTAAEIGSGVRVVDSRSTAMNTGFVALAAARAAADGADLDTVTQAAAAAVGRNHGFIVVHRLDNLRRSGRIGGAAAWLGTALSLKPLLRIDDGKLVLAQRVRTASKAVAAMIDRVCDVVGDRPAALAVHHVANPDGADAVAAALAERLPACEPAIVSDLGPVLALHVGAGALAVCVEVPE from the coding sequence ATGACCGTCGTAGTCGTCACCGACTCGTCGTCGCGGCTGCCCGACGACCTGCGGCGCAAGTGGTCGATCCGCCAAGTGCCACTGCACATCCTGCTCGACGACACCGACTTGCGCGACGGCGTCGACGACATTCCCGACGACGTCCACCTACGTCCCGGGGCGACCACCGCCGCGGCCACCCCGGCCGAACTCGCCGAGGTGTACCGACAGGCGCTTTCCGACAGCGGCGGCGACGGGGTAGTGGCGGTGCACCTTTCGGCGGCGCTGTCGGGGACGGTCGGCGCCGCCGAGACGACGGCCGCCGAGATCGGTTCGGGGGTGCGGGTCGTCGACTCGAGGTCGACGGCGATGAACACCGGTTTCGTTGCGCTGGCCGCGGCCCGCGCCGCGGCCGATGGCGCCGACCTGGACACCGTCACGCAGGCCGCCGCGGCCGCGGTGGGCCGCAATCACGGCTTCATCGTCGTGCACCGGCTGGACAACCTGCGGCGCAGCGGACGGATCGGCGGCGCCGCGGCCTGGCTGGGCACCGCGCTGTCACTCAAGCCGTTGCTGCGCATCGACGACGGCAAACTCGTTCTGGCGCAACGTGTTCGCACCGCTAGCAAGGCGGTGGCGGCGATGATTGACCGGGTCTGCGACGTCGTCGGCGATCGCCCTGCGGCGCTTGCGGTGCATCACGTGGCCAATCCCGACGGCGCCGACGCCGTCGCCGCTGCGCTGGCCGAGCGGCTGCCGGCGTGCGAACCGGCGATCGTGAGCGACCTGGGCCCGGTGCTGGCGCTGCACGTTGGTGCCGGCGCGCTCGCCGTGTGCGTGGAGGTTCCCGAGTAG
- a CDS encoding pyridoxamine 5'-phosphate oxidase family protein: MEWDDVAARLDKGFGQAPGSGGPDRHTCWLTTINSDGSPHITGIGTLWVDGAFWFETGKQTRKARNIARDARCALSLATREFDLVVEGSAQQVTDPSIVADMAARWAAEGWPARVDETGCAITADYSAQSAGPPPWFVYRLAPRAATALATVDPGGATHWRF; encoded by the coding sequence CCCGGCTGGACAAGGGCTTCGGTCAAGCTCCCGGTTCCGGTGGTCCGGACCGGCACACTTGCTGGCTGACGACAATCAATTCAGACGGCAGTCCACACATTACGGGTATCGGCACGCTGTGGGTGGACGGCGCGTTCTGGTTTGAAACCGGCAAGCAAACCCGCAAGGCGCGAAATATCGCCCGAGATGCGCGGTGCGCGCTAAGTCTCGCCACACGGGAATTCGACCTCGTGGTGGAAGGCTCGGCGCAACAGGTCACCGATCCGTCCATCGTGGCGGACATGGCGGCACGGTGGGCAGCCGAGGGATGGCCGGCGCGTGTCGACGAAACCGGCTGCGCCATCACGGCGGACTACAGCGCACAATCCGCTGGACCGCCACCGTGGTTCGTCTACCGACTGGCCCCGCGCGCCGCCACAGCACTCGCCACGGTCGACCCCGGTGGCGCCACACATTGGCGATTCTGA